TGGGCGCGGGCCCAGGGACTGGTCCACCGCTGGGGTCCGCTGGCCGTCGTCCTGTGCTTCCTCACGGTGGGTGTCCAGACCGCGGTCAACGCGACGGCCGGCATCACCCGGATGCCGCTGCGCCGCTATCTGCCGGCGGTGACCCTCGGCTCGATCCTGTGGGCGGCCCTCTACGCGAGCGTCGGTCTGGCAGCGGCGCAGGCATGGCTGTCGGCGGCTGCGCGCTCCCCGGTGGTCGCCACGGTGGTCGCCGTGCTGCTCGTCGTGGGTCTGCTCGTGCTGGGTGTGCGTCGGCGCGCCCAGCGCGACGTGAGATCGTGAGCGCATGAGCACCCCCGAGCGCGCCGGTTGGTACGACGACCCGGAGGACGAGTCCCTGCTCAGGTACTTCGACGGGATCATCTGGAGCGACCGCACAGTGCCGCGCCGAGCCCCCTCGGCAGCGCCGGCCGCGACGACGGACCCGTCAGGCGCCCACGGCGCAGACGCAGCCGGTCCCGCATCGACCGGCTCGGGCACCGACGTCTTCGGTCGACCGACCGGGCACGTGGCCGGACCGGCCACCCAGGCTCCCTACGGGACGGCCACCCACGGCACCCCCTACGCCCTGGCGTCCGAGCCGACGACGGCCGACGGCCAGGTGCTCGCCTCGTACGGTGCGCGCGTCGGGGCCTACCTCATCGACTGGATCATCCTGGCGGTGCTCTACGCCGTCTTCGCCGGGTGGGGCTGGTGGCTGTGGATGAAGGACTACCTGTCCCTGGCCTGGGATGCCGC
The genomic region above belongs to Janibacter limosus and contains:
- a CDS encoding DedA family protein, which encodes MTWSHFVPTFVGLFVIVMLRANATYWIGRGAAAGTRRWRRLEGEPSAGWARAQGLVHRWGPLAVVLCFLTVGVQTAVNATAGITRMPLRRYLPAVTLGSILWAALYASVGLAAAQAWLSAAARSPVVATVVAVLLVVGLLVLGVRRRAQRDVRS
- a CDS encoding RDD family protein, which encodes MSTPERAGWYDDPEDESLLRYFDGIIWSDRTVPRRAPSAAPAATTDPSGAHGADAAGPASTGSGTDVFGRPTGHVAGPATQAPYGTATHGTPYALASEPTTADGQVLASYGARVGAYLIDWIILAVLYAVFAGWGWWLWMKDYLSLAWDAAMANQPERVESLTPEQLVGMLDWKFFFIALGITLLVQAVYHVGFLSTRSATPGKMALGLSVRSTDRLGRLGVGTAFMRTLLPLAIGVFSVIPLVSYLTSFVAIADLVWPIKDQRRQALHDKIAGTQVVRGKQPPATSS